One genomic region from Ruegeria sp. TM1040 encodes:
- a CDS encoding LysR family transcriptional regulator gives MEGMGDIPVVVAVAETQGFAAAARRLGVSKSAVSKRITQIENRLGAQLFHRSTRNVSLTEAGEHFYSHAVRAQEAAQEAEDSVLALQEAPKGRLRVNVPMAFGRLHVAPLISGFLARYPGVSIDMVMDDRMVDLFADGFDLALRGGTLADSALVARKIAALRNVLVAAPTYLARHGAPQTVSDLRFHNCLQYSFSRDFQEWVFDCDGKAETFRPSGSYSVNNGEALREAVLGGTGIGRLPTFTAGPDLASGRLVRVLPQCQLPSQTLYAIYPERRYLPTKVRVFIDYLLEHLGGEIAPWDQAKLG, from the coding sequence ATGGAGGGCATGGGAGACATCCCAGTGGTCGTCGCGGTTGCAGAAACGCAAGGGTTCGCCGCGGCAGCCCGGCGTCTGGGGGTGAGTAAATCCGCGGTCAGCAAGCGCATTACTCAGATCGAGAACCGATTGGGGGCGCAGCTGTTTCACCGCTCCACCCGCAATGTCAGCCTCACTGAAGCCGGAGAACACTTCTATTCCCATGCCGTGCGGGCACAAGAGGCGGCGCAAGAAGCCGAAGACAGCGTGCTGGCGCTGCAAGAAGCACCAAAGGGGCGCCTCAGGGTCAATGTGCCGATGGCCTTTGGACGATTACATGTCGCACCGCTGATTTCCGGTTTTTTGGCACGCTATCCCGGCGTGTCGATCGACATGGTGATGGATGACCGGATGGTCGATCTGTTTGCGGATGGGTTTGACCTCGCGCTGCGCGGCGGCACGCTGGCAGATTCCGCGCTGGTGGCTCGCAAGATCGCAGCGTTGCGCAACGTTCTGGTCGCCGCGCCGACGTATCTGGCGCGCCATGGCGCGCCGCAAACGGTGAGCGATCTGCGCTTCCACAACTGTCTGCAGTATTCCTTTAGTCGGGATTTCCAAGAGTGGGTCTTCGACTGCGACGGCAAAGCAGAGACCTTCCGGCCCAGCGGCAGCTACAGCGTGAACAACGGCGAAGCTCTGCGGGAGGCCGTTCTTGGCGGGACGGGCATCGGCCGGCTACCGACCTTCACCGCCGGTCCAGATCTCGCCTCGGGGCGACTGGTGCGGGTGCTGCCGCAGTGCCAGTTGCCGTCGCAGACCCTCTACGCCATCTACCCCGAACGCCGTTATCTGCCGACCAAAGTGCGCGTGTTCATCGACTACCTCCTTGAGCACCTAGGTGGCGAAATCGCGCCTTGGGACCAAGCTAAGCTTGGATGA